Part of the Paludisphaera borealis genome, CCGTCGCCCCGGTAGCTCATCACGCTCTCGCCGTCGATCGACAGGCCGATCTCGACGATCCGGAAGTACGGCGCGGCGCGGATCACGGCGTCGTTCAAGGCGCGGAACTCGCGGGTCGGGCCGCGCGTCGAGGTCACGGTGCAGGCCATCGTCATCAGGTTTTCGATGGTGAACCGGCGCTCGGACAGGTCGGCCAGATGCAGGCAGAAGGTGGCGGGCGTGAGGTCGGCGAGGAAGCCGAGGCGGCCGGCGTTGACGCCGACCACGGGGATCGGAGAGACCCCCATCCGCCGGACCGTGTGCAGCACGGTGCCGTCGCCGCCGACCACCACCGCGAGGTCGGCCGGCAGGCTGGAGAGGTCGGAGTCGGCCGAGAGGTCGACGCCGGCCAGCGCGACGCCGCCGCAGGCCTCGATCTCACGGGTCAGCACCTCGACCTGCGTCCGCACCTCGTCGCGCGTGCCGTTGCCCAGGATCATGAGCCGCAGCGGCAAGGCCAACGAATGCGAGACGAACTCGGCGAGGGCCTTCTCCATCGGAATCTCCAGCCCGGGGCCGACTTCGTCGGCGACGTCGCTCATGGCTTCATCCGCGACCCGCCGGGGCGGGCGCGACGCCGTTCTGGCGCGCGGTCGTGGGATCGGGTTCGGGCCCCAGGTCGGTGAAGTCGAGGCCGACGGCGCGAGCCAGTTCGAGCGCGGCGCGGGTGACGCCGTCGACGTC contains:
- a CDS encoding NAD(+)/NADH kinase, whose translation is MSDVADEVGPGLEIPMEKALAEFVSHSLALPLRLMILGNGTRDEVRTQVEVLTREIEACGGVALAGVDLSADSDLSSLPADLAVVVGGDGTVLHTVRRMGVSPIPVVGVNAGRLGFLADLTPATFCLHLADLSERRFTIENLMTMACTVTSTRGPTREFRALNDAVIRAAPYFRIVEIGLSIDGESVMSYRGDGLIVATPVGSTAHSLSAGGPILPPNAHMFVITPLCSHTLTQRPLVDGGHKTYELVPQGEGVAMLLVIDGQVQIPLQADDRVTIRRGNPPFPMVRLPGHSFYRTLRDKLGWGAYPAGDRGPRS